Proteins encoded together in one Mercenaria mercenaria strain notata chromosome 18, MADL_Memer_1, whole genome shotgun sequence window:
- the LOC123538994 gene encoding uncharacterized protein LOC123538994 codes for MASLNSNDEKTSLTQDSDELVEMYCEHCEKDENKYVPAEGFCVDCVEYMCAMCIRFHKRYVKDHSIKDKDSMPQDFCFDKCSIHTDQLIKFYCNDCQKIACSDCKSNEHNNCTNVKYLTTMVEGIEQSKELSDLIENMDTLSKQLDETENQINSNIKSLSLQKAKAVSTITKHKEELFSTYKKHQQEILDSFDTKMAATIARLKKERQDLVEQLAVEVKTLEEKFNDEETEIMRKVQNVTIADKKVLNSLRDRNLRIKTDMEALSFDMKKQRNIGQRFKLGQWWSSLCCLSDTTLLVADFDGNCLFVFYNMKTSSKSSAQVELSSCPWGITKVEDNKVAVTFPIEGIVGLITFSETMTVTNTDDIKVGAWCCGIACSNNNLIVSYFKSAQVQILDMSGHVLKTFVNDSKGQRLFSNPRYLAVSPDNTTIYVSDQDRDTVTSMTFDGKVKAIYKDDQLSQPCQLTVDESGTVYVCGVDSHNVHQLSSDLTKVKILLDKSHGINQPTSAAYCQNNNRLYVGMNRNTNMKVFNLSLE; via the exons ATGGCGTCCCTGAATTCAAATGATGAAAAGACGTCTTTAACACAGGACTCTGATGAACTTGTAGAAATGTATTGTGAACATTgtgaaaaagatgaaaataaatatgttcctGCAGAAGGATTTTGTGTAGACTGTGTGGAATATATGTGTGCCATGTGTATAAGGTTCCATAAACGATATGTAAAAGACCACTCTATTAAGGATAAAGATAGTATGCCACAAGATTTCTGCTTCGATAAATGCTCCATTCATACAGATCAACTGATAAAATTTTACTGCAATGACTGTCAGAAAATAGCTTGTTCAGATTGCAAGTCAAATGAGCACAACAATTGTACCAATGTAAAGTATTTAACAACCATGGTTGAAGGAATTGAACAGAGCAAAGAACTTTCTGATCTGATTGAAAACATGGACACTCTATCTAAGCAACTTGATGAAACTGAAAATCAAATCAATTCAAACATTAAAAGTCTTTCTCTACAAAAAGCAAAGGCAGTTTCAACAATAACTAAACACAAAGAGGAATTATTCTCGACATACAAGAAACATCAGCAAGAAATTCTTGACAGCTTTGATACAAAAATGGCAGCAACAATAGCAAGACTTAAGAAAGAAAGACAAGACCTGGTTGAACAACTAGCAGTAGAAGTGAAGACATTAGAGGAGAAATTTAATGATGAAGAAACAGAAATCATGAGAAAGGTTCAAAATGTAACAATTGCTGATAAAAAAGTACTAAACTCACTCAGAGATAGAAATTTGAGGATAAAAACTGATATGGAGGCATTGTCATTTGACATGAAAAAACAACGGAATATAGGACAAAGGT TCAAGTTAGGTCAATGGTGGTCAAGTTTATGCTGCCTGTCTGACACAACACTTCTGGTTGCTGACTTTGATGGTAATTGTCTCTTTGTTTTTTACAACATGAAGACAAGCTCTAAAAGCAGTGCCCAAGTAGAATTGTCTTCCTGTCCATGGGGCATCACAAAAGTTGAGGACAATAAAGTTGCTGTTACATTTCCTATTGAAGGAATTGTCGGGTTGATAACATTTTCTGAGACCATGACAGTGACCAATACTGATGATATAAAAGTAGGAGCATGGTGTTGTGGTATTGCCTGTAGTAATAACAATCTCATTGTATCCTATTTTAAGTCTGCACAAGTTCAGATACTTGATATGTCTGGTCATGTACTTAAAACTTTTGTCAATGATTCTAAAGGACAGCGTCTGTTTAGTAATCCTCGCTACTTGGCAGTTAGTCCTGACAATACAACCATATATGTGTCTGACCAGGACAGAGACACAGTGACAAGTATGACCTTTGATGGTAAGGTCAAGGCAATCTACAAGGATGATCAACTGTCTCAACCATGTCAACTAACAGTGGACGAGTCAGGGACAGTATATGTGTGTGGGGTTGACTCACACAATGTTCATCAACTATCATCTGACCTTACCAAAGTGAAGATCCTGCTGGATAAAAGTCATGGTATAAACCAACCAACAAGTGCTGCATACTGCCAGAATAACAACAGACTCTATGTTGGAATGAACAGAAACACAAACATGAAAGTTTTCAATTTATCACTGGAGTAA